In Clavibacter californiensis, the sequence CTTGGTGAGGTCGATCTTCTCGGCTGCGGCCCGGTAGGCCTTTGACTTCGCCATTCGTGTCTCCTGTTTCGAGAGTGCGGTTGATGTGAGCCTGGCCGGCTCTCCCGCGTGATGCTGGAGCGGATCCCGGTCGGGATCCGCGGGTGGTGGAGGCTAGGCCTCGACCGTGATGCCCATGGAGCGGGCGGTGCCGGCGATGATCTTCGCCGCGGCGTCGATGTCGTTGGCGTTGAGGTCGGCCTGCTTCTGCTCGGCGATCTCGCGGACCTGGTCCATCGTGAGCTTCGCGACCTTGACCGTGTGCGGCGTGCCCGAGCCCTTGGCGACTCCGGCGGCCTTCTTGATGAGCTCCGCGGCCGGGGGCGTCTTGAGGATGAACGTGAACGTCCGGTCCTCGTAGACGGTGATCTCGACGGGGATGACGTTCCCGCGCTGAGCCTCGGTCTGGGCGTTGTACGCCTTGCAGAACTCCATGATGTTGACGCCGTGCTGTCCCAGCGCCGGCCCGATGGGCGGTGCGGGGTTGGCGGCGCCGGCCTTGATCTGCAGCTTGATCAGACCCGTGACCTTCTTCTTCGGTGCCATTTCTCTTCCTTCTTCTTGATTGCTAGATCGAGCGGGCCGCGCGGCCCGACCGCCTAGAGCTTGGTGACCTGGTC encodes:
- the rplK gene encoding 50S ribosomal protein L11, with the protein product MAPKKKVTGLIKLQIKAGAANPAPPIGPALGQHGVNIMEFCKAYNAQTEAQRGNVIPVEITVYEDRTFTFILKTPPAAELIKKAAGVAKGSGTPHTVKVAKLTMDQVREIAEQKQADLNANDIDAAAKIIAGTARSMGITVEA